From Cellulomonas oligotrophica, a single genomic window includes:
- a CDS encoding sodium-translocating pyrophosphatase, with translation MQLGATSITIVSVIALVAVAALVMAAVLRRQVLAAGEGTASMQQIAQAVQEGASAYLRRQYRTLAVFAAVVCALLFLLPGDGGVRLGRSLFFLVGAGFSAAIGFLGMWLATRANVRVAAAASLPGGRAEGARIAFRTGGVVGMSVVGLGLLGAAAVVLLYGTQAPAVLEGFGFGAALLAMFMRVGGGIFTKAADVGADLVGKVEQGIPEDDPRNAATIADNVGDNVGDCAGMAADLFESYAVTLVAALILGRAAFGEQGMVFPLIVTTMGALVAALGVVITRVRGAESGLTAINRGFYVSALVGVLLASAAAYAYLPGTFAALTPGTAGLETHDGDPRLVASAAVLIGVVLAGVILWVTGYFTGTTSKPTLHVARTTLTGPATVVLSGIGVGFESAVYTAGIIAAAICGVFLVAGGSVPLALFLVALAGCGLLTTVGVIVAMDTFGPVSDNAQGIAEMSGDVTPEGAQILTDLDAVGNTTKAVTKGIAIATAVLAATALFGSYADAVAHTLRDVGEGVGDGLTAAMMSYDIISPVTLVGVILGGATVFLFSGLAIDAVTRAAGAIVFEVRRQFREHPGIMTGEVRPEYGRVVDICTRDSLRELATPGLLAAFAPIAVGFGLGVGPLAGFLAGAIGTGVLMAVFLANAGGAWDNAKKIVEDGHHGGKGSPAHAAAVIGDTVGDPFKDTAGPAINPLIKVMNLVSLLIAPAVVVISVGDDANHTARLAIALVATAIAFGAVVASRLRAARVDREGRLEHEAPELVR, from the coding sequence ATGCAGCTCGGTGCCACGAGCATCACGATCGTCTCCGTCATCGCGCTCGTCGCGGTCGCCGCCCTGGTCATGGCCGCCGTGCTGCGCCGCCAGGTGCTCGCCGCCGGCGAGGGCACGGCGTCGATGCAGCAGATCGCGCAGGCCGTCCAGGAAGGGGCGTCGGCGTACCTGCGCCGCCAGTACCGCACGCTCGCCGTGTTCGCGGCCGTCGTCTGCGCCCTGCTCTTCCTGCTCCCCGGGGACGGCGGGGTCAGGCTCGGCCGGTCGCTGTTCTTCCTCGTCGGTGCCGGGTTCTCCGCCGCGATCGGGTTCCTCGGCATGTGGCTGGCCACGCGCGCCAACGTGCGCGTCGCGGCGGCCGCGTCCCTGCCGGGCGGACGCGCGGAGGGTGCGCGCATCGCGTTCCGCACCGGGGGTGTCGTCGGCATGAGCGTCGTGGGACTCGGCCTGCTCGGCGCGGCCGCCGTCGTGCTGCTGTACGGCACGCAGGCGCCCGCGGTGCTCGAGGGCTTCGGCTTCGGCGCGGCGCTGCTGGCCATGTTCATGCGCGTCGGCGGCGGCATCTTCACCAAGGCCGCCGACGTCGGCGCCGACCTCGTGGGCAAGGTCGAGCAGGGCATCCCCGAGGACGACCCGCGCAACGCCGCGACCATCGCCGACAACGTGGGCGACAACGTCGGCGACTGCGCCGGCATGGCGGCCGACCTGTTCGAGTCCTACGCCGTCACCCTCGTCGCCGCGCTCATCCTCGGACGCGCCGCGTTCGGCGAGCAGGGGATGGTCTTCCCGCTGATCGTCACGACCATGGGCGCGCTCGTCGCGGCGCTCGGCGTCGTCATCACCCGCGTGCGGGGCGCCGAGAGCGGCCTCACCGCGATCAACCGCGGCTTCTACGTCTCCGCGCTCGTGGGCGTGCTGCTCGCGTCCGCCGCGGCCTACGCCTACCTGCCCGGCACCTTCGCCGCGCTGACGCCCGGCACCGCGGGGCTCGAGACGCACGACGGCGACCCGCGGCTCGTCGCCTCGGCCGCCGTGCTCATCGGCGTCGTGCTCGCCGGCGTCATCCTCTGGGTCACCGGGTACTTCACCGGGACGACGAGCAAGCCGACCCTGCACGTGGCGCGCACGACCCTCACCGGGCCCGCGACGGTCGTGCTGTCCGGCATCGGCGTCGGGTTCGAGTCCGCCGTGTACACCGCGGGCATCATCGCCGCCGCGATCTGCGGGGTCTTCCTCGTCGCCGGCGGCTCCGTGCCGCTCGCGCTGTTCCTCGTCGCGCTCGCCGGGTGCGGGCTGCTCACCACCGTCGGCGTCATCGTCGCCATGGACACCTTCGGCCCCGTGAGCGACAACGCCCAGGGCATCGCCGAGATGTCCGGCGACGTCACGCCCGAGGGCGCGCAGATCCTCACCGACCTCGACGCCGTCGGCAACACCACCAAGGCCGTCACCAAGGGCATCGCGATCGCGACGGCCGTGCTCGCCGCCACCGCGCTGTTCGGTTCCTACGCCGACGCCGTCGCCCACACCCTGCGCGACGTCGGCGAGGGCGTCGGCGACGGGCTGACCGCCGCGATGATGAGCTACGACATCATCAGCCCCGTCACGCTCGTCGGCGTGATCCTCGGCGGCGCGACGGTGTTCCTGTTCTCCGGCCTCGCGATCGACGCCGTCACCCGTGCGGCCGGCGCCATCGTCTTCGAGGTCCGCCGCCAGTTCCGCGAGCACCCGGGGATCATGACCGGCGAGGTCCGCCCCGAGTACGGCCGCGTCGTCGACATCTGCACCCGCGACTCCCTGCGCGAGCTCGCCACGCCCGGGCTGCTCGCCGCGTTCGCGCCCATCGCCGTCGGCTTCGGCCTCGGCGTCGGCCCCCTCGCCGGGTTCCTCGCCGGGGCCATCGGCACGGGCGTGCTCATGGCCGTGTTCCTGGCCAACGCCGGCGGCGCCTGGGACAACGCGAAGAAGATCGTCGAGGACGGCCACCACGGCGGCAAGGGATCGCCCGCGCACGCCGCCGCCGTCATCGGCGACACCGTCGGCGACCCCTTCAAGGACACCGCGGGCCCCGCCATCAACCCCCTCATCAAGGTGATGAACCTGGTGTCGCTGCTCATCGCGCCCGCGGTCGTGGTCATCTCCGTCGGCGACGACGCGAACCACACCGCGCGCCTGGCGATCGCCCTGGTGGCGACCGCCATCGCGTTCGGCGCGGTCGTCGCGTCCCGCCTGCGCGCCGCCCGCGTCGACCGCGAGGGCCGCCTGGAGCACGAGGCCCCCGAGCTCGTCCGCTGA
- a CDS encoding STAS domain-containing protein, with protein MHLHVSTEDVGGRTVVRAVGEVDVGSGDRLRDALARAVTDGRTDLVVDLTGITFMDSTGLGILVGALKRVRLAGGTLELVIASERLLKVFRITGLTGLFTIHPTRADALDAPG; from the coding sequence ATGCACCTGCACGTGAGCACGGAGGACGTGGGGGGTCGCACGGTGGTGCGCGCGGTCGGCGAGGTCGACGTGGGCAGCGGCGACCGGCTGCGCGACGCGCTCGCGCGGGCGGTGACCGACGGGCGGACGGATCTCGTCGTCGACCTCACGGGCATCACGTTCATGGACTCGACCGGGCTGGGCATCCTCGTCGGCGCGCTCAAGCGGGTGCGCCTGGCCGGCGGCACCCTCGAGCTCGTCATCGCCTCGGAGCGGCTCCTCAAGGTCTTCCGGATCACGGGCCTGACCGGCCTGTTCACCATCCATCCGACGCGCGCGGACGCGCTGGACGCACCGGGCTGA
- a CDS encoding ribonucleoside triphosphate reductase, giving the protein MEHAQDRAQVVVDVGSSIGEYLDRSDWRVNANANQGYSLGGLILNTAGKVVANYWLSHVYPPAVGTAHREGDLHVHDLDMLAGYCAGWSLRRLLQEGLNGVPGTIESRPPRHFSAAVGQVVNFLGIMQNEWAGAQAFSSFDTFMAPYVRLDGLTYAQVRQGVQELVHNLNVPSRWGTQTPFTNLTFDWVCPADLREEVPFVADEPCGFTYGELQPEMDMINRAYMEVMTDGDASGRVFTFPIPTYNITEDFDWDSPNADLLFAMTAKYGLPYFQNFLSSEMRPGDVRSMCCRLQLDLRELLKRGNGLFGSGEQTGSIGVVTINCARLGFVHAGDEPALLAALDRLVDLAGESLELKRETIGRLIDEGLFPYTRRYLGTLDAHFSTIGVNGINEMVRNFSGDAYDITDPRGHAMALRLLDHVRGRMVELQESTGHLYNLEATPAEGTTYRFAKEDRKRFAGILQAGTDDHPYYTNSSQLPVGFTDDPFEALERQDELQTRYTGGTVLHLYMAERVSTPQACKELVRRSLSTFRLPYLTVTPTFSICPRHGYLAGEHPACPTCAEDGVDTACEVWTRVMGYHRPVSSFNIGKQGEHAERVPFREPALAGAGG; this is encoded by the coding sequence ATGGAGCACGCGCAGGACCGGGCGCAGGTCGTCGTCGACGTGGGGTCGTCGATCGGGGAGTACCTCGACCGCTCCGACTGGCGCGTCAACGCCAACGCCAACCAGGGCTACTCCCTCGGCGGGCTCATCCTCAACACCGCGGGGAAGGTCGTCGCCAACTACTGGCTCTCGCACGTGTACCCGCCCGCCGTCGGCACCGCCCACCGCGAGGGCGACCTGCACGTGCACGACCTCGACATGCTCGCGGGGTACTGCGCGGGCTGGTCCCTGCGCCGGCTCCTGCAGGAGGGCCTCAACGGGGTGCCCGGCACGATCGAGTCCCGGCCGCCGCGGCACTTCAGCGCGGCCGTCGGGCAGGTCGTCAACTTCCTCGGCATCATGCAGAACGAGTGGGCCGGCGCGCAGGCCTTCAGCAGCTTCGACACGTTCATGGCCCCGTACGTGCGGCTCGACGGCCTCACCTACGCGCAGGTCCGCCAGGGCGTGCAGGAGCTCGTGCACAACCTCAACGTGCCGTCCCGGTGGGGCACGCAGACCCCGTTCACCAACCTCACGTTCGACTGGGTGTGCCCGGCGGACCTGCGCGAGGAGGTGCCGTTCGTCGCGGACGAGCCGTGCGGCTTCACCTACGGCGAGCTGCAGCCCGAGATGGACATGATCAACCGGGCCTACATGGAGGTCATGACCGACGGCGACGCGTCCGGCCGGGTCTTCACGTTCCCGATCCCGACGTACAACATCACCGAGGACTTCGACTGGGACTCCCCGAACGCCGACCTGCTGTTCGCGATGACCGCGAAGTACGGCCTGCCCTACTTCCAGAACTTCCTCAGCTCCGAGATGCGCCCCGGCGACGTGCGCTCCATGTGCTGCCGCCTGCAGCTCGACCTGCGCGAGCTGCTCAAGCGCGGCAACGGGCTGTTCGGCTCCGGCGAGCAGACCGGCTCGATCGGCGTCGTCACGATCAACTGCGCCCGGCTCGGCTTCGTGCACGCCGGTGACGAGCCCGCGCTGCTGGCGGCCCTCGACCGGCTCGTCGACCTCGCCGGGGAGTCCCTCGAGCTCAAGCGCGAGACCATCGGGCGGCTGATCGACGAGGGGCTGTTCCCCTACACCCGCCGGTACCTCGGCACCCTGGACGCCCACTTCTCCACGATCGGCGTCAACGGCATCAACGAGATGGTCCGCAACTTCAGCGGCGACGCCTACGACATCACCGACCCCCGCGGCCACGCGATGGCGCTGCGCCTGCTCGACCACGTGCGCGGCCGCATGGTCGAGCTCCAGGAGAGCACCGGGCACCTGTACAACCTCGAGGCGACGCCCGCCGAGGGCACCACGTACCGGTTCGCCAAGGAGGACCGCAAGCGGTTCGCCGGGATCCTCCAGGCCGGCACCGACGACCACCCGTACTACACCAACTCCTCCCAGCTGCCCGTGGGCTTCACCGACGACCCCTTCGAGGCCCTCGAGCGCCAGGACGAGCTCCAGACGCGCTACACCGGCGGCACCGTCCTGCACCTGTACATGGCCGAGCGCGTGTCCACCCCGCAGGCCTGCAAGGAGCTCGTCCGCCGGTCCCTGAGCACGTTCCGCCTGCCGTACCTGACGGTCACGCCCACGTTCTCGATCTGCCCCCGGCACGGCTACCTGGCCGGCGAGCACCCCGCGTGCCCGACGTGCGCGGAGGACGGCGTGGACACCGCCTGCGAGGTGTGGACCCGCGTCATGGGCTACCACCGGCCCGTCAGCTCGTTCAACATCGGCAAGCAGGGCGAGCACGCCGAGCGCGTGCCGTTCCGCGAGCCCGCGCTCGCGGGGGCCGGCGGATGA
- a CDS encoding DUF7059 domain-containing protein: MSTASPDVPVVDPALVADLRADLDAAAYTVERVEDLLGPVASAALHRGEALPAERATRTDDDPVAVLVRCFVLGEPVATSALVRALPRTGADGAARLGLVEAAGSGGEDPVRARVDLRPYAAVDGTGEATWWVASDLGELATGRALRTDHVLGVGGASVTLAQATVRDPRARVLDLGTGCGVQALHASRHAAHVVATDLSARALAFARLTTALAGLGEDRVEMRQGSLLAPVAGERFDLVVSNPPFVITPRVPGVPAYEYRDGGRAGDDLVRELVTGVGDVLDPGGVAQMLANWEVRRGESWDERVGSWVDASGLDAWVVQRDEQDPAEYAETWIRDGGTTPADRDAWRTLYGAWLDDLASRDVERIGFGIVTLRRPADGVATLRRLEERTGPVQQPLGPTFAAGLAAHDVLRTLTDADLAGLRLTVAADVTEERYLEPGAVDPNVVLLRQGGGFGRTVRAGTALAAFVGACDGELTAGQVVGALAALLDVPVADVAADVLPSARGLVADGLLHLPA; encoded by the coding sequence ATGAGCACCGCGAGCCCGGACGTCCCCGTCGTCGACCCCGCCCTCGTCGCGGACCTGCGCGCCGACCTCGACGCGGCCGCGTACACGGTCGAGCGCGTCGAGGACCTGCTCGGTCCCGTCGCGTCGGCCGCCCTGCACCGCGGCGAGGCCCTGCCCGCCGAGCGCGCGACCCGCACGGACGACGACCCCGTCGCGGTGCTCGTGCGGTGCTTCGTGCTGGGCGAGCCCGTCGCCACGTCGGCGCTCGTGCGGGCGCTGCCGCGCACCGGGGCCGACGGTGCGGCCCGGCTCGGGCTCGTCGAGGCCGCGGGCAGCGGTGGGGAGGATCCCGTGCGCGCCCGCGTCGACCTGCGCCCGTACGCGGCCGTCGACGGCACCGGCGAGGCGACGTGGTGGGTCGCGTCCGACCTCGGCGAGCTCGCCACGGGCCGGGCGCTGCGGACCGACCACGTGCTCGGCGTCGGCGGGGCGTCGGTGACGCTCGCGCAGGCCACCGTGCGCGACCCGCGCGCCCGCGTGCTCGACCTGGGCACCGGCTGCGGCGTGCAGGCCCTGCACGCGTCCCGGCACGCCGCGCACGTCGTCGCCACCGACCTGTCGGCCCGGGCCCTGGCGTTCGCGCGGCTGACCACGGCGCTGGCCGGGCTCGGCGAGGACCGCGTCGAGATGCGGCAGGGCTCGCTGCTCGCACCCGTCGCCGGGGAGCGGTTCGACCTCGTCGTGTCGAACCCCCCGTTCGTCATCACCCCGCGCGTGCCCGGGGTGCCGGCGTACGAGTACCGCGACGGAGGCCGCGCCGGCGACGACCTCGTGCGGGAGCTCGTCACCGGCGTCGGGGACGTCCTCGACCCGGGCGGCGTGGCGCAGATGCTCGCCAACTGGGAGGTGCGGCGCGGGGAGTCGTGGGACGAGCGCGTCGGGTCGTGGGTGGACGCGTCGGGCCTGGACGCGTGGGTGGTGCAGCGCGACGAGCAGGACCCGGCCGAGTACGCCGAGACGTGGATCCGCGACGGCGGCACCACCCCCGCCGACCGTGACGCGTGGCGCACGCTTTACGGCGCGTGGCTCGACGACCTCGCCTCGCGCGACGTCGAGCGCATCGGGTTCGGCATCGTGACGCTGCGACGGCCCGCCGACGGCGTCGCGACCCTGCGTCGCCTCGAGGAGCGCACCGGGCCCGTGCAGCAGCCGCTGGGCCCGACGTTCGCCGCCGGCCTCGCCGCCCACGACGTGCTGCGGACCCTGACGGACGCGGACCTGGCCGGGCTGCGCCTGACCGTGGCGGCCGACGTCACCGAGGAGCGGTACCTGGAGCCCGGTGCCGTCGACCCGAACGTGGTGCTGCTGCGCCAGGGCGGCGGGTTCGGCCGCACCGTGCGGGCGGGGACGGCGCTGGCGGCGTTCGTCGGCGCGTGCGACGGCGAGCTCACCGCCGGCCAGGTCGTCGGGGCGCTGGCCGCGCTGCTCGACGTCCCGGTGGCCGACGTGGCCGCCGACGTCCTCCCCTCGGCCCGCGGGCTGGTCGCCGACGGGCTGCTGCACCTGCCCGCCTGA
- a CDS encoding HlyD family efflux transporter periplasmic adaptor subunit, with protein MLGVWRRSRPRTRVVAGVMVLAVAGALTWWLWWRGGTAADAQEQAPTTRTVAASLETLEKTVTTTGTLTPLVQETAAFEVSGTVTAVEVAAGDTVTAGQTLATVDTLQLEADLLQAQATLATARAQLDSAQTDDDGTDVAQAQVDAAAAQVEVAQAAADDAQTAMDGATLLAPVDGLVTAVGYEVGDAVGGSAGSSSGTSSGATGSTGGTSAGTSTATTTTSAGITLVGTDAWRVDATVAEADVAQVEVGDQVEMTSDDLAQTVFGTVAEIGLVSSSTSGTAAYPVTVQVTGSYDDLHDGIAVDVEIVYERRTEVLTVPAAAVTTADDGTTSVTQTDPDGAETTVPVEVGETSGDLVEVVSGLAEGDEVVMTVFSGRSTQSGSTDEQQLPGGGQLPEGFEPPTDGSFPGGFPGGTGGGNG; from the coding sequence ATGCTCGGCGTCTGGAGGAGGAGCCGCCCGCGCACGCGCGTCGTCGCGGGCGTCATGGTGCTGGCCGTGGCGGGCGCGCTGACCTGGTGGCTGTGGTGGCGCGGCGGGACCGCCGCGGACGCGCAGGAGCAGGCGCCGACCACGCGCACGGTCGCGGCCAGCCTGGAGACCCTCGAGAAGACGGTCACCACCACGGGCACGCTCACCCCGCTCGTGCAGGAGACGGCGGCGTTCGAGGTCAGCGGCACGGTCACGGCCGTGGAGGTCGCCGCCGGCGACACCGTCACCGCCGGCCAGACGCTCGCCACGGTCGACACCCTCCAGCTGGAGGCCGACCTGCTGCAGGCGCAGGCGACGCTGGCCACCGCGCGGGCGCAGCTCGACTCCGCGCAGACGGACGACGACGGCACCGACGTGGCCCAGGCCCAGGTCGACGCCGCCGCGGCGCAGGTCGAGGTCGCGCAGGCCGCGGCGGACGACGCGCAGACGGCGATGGACGGCGCGACGCTGCTCGCCCCCGTCGACGGGCTCGTCACGGCGGTCGGGTACGAGGTCGGCGACGCCGTCGGCGGCTCCGCGGGCTCGTCGTCGGGCACCTCCTCGGGAGCGACGGGGTCGACGGGAGGCACGTCCGCCGGCACGTCCACGGCGACCACGACGACGTCCGCCGGCATCACGCTCGTAGGGACCGACGCCTGGCGCGTGGACGCGACGGTCGCCGAGGCGGACGTCGCGCAGGTCGAGGTCGGCGACCAGGTCGAGATGACGTCGGACGACCTCGCGCAGACCGTGTTCGGCACGGTCGCCGAGATCGGCCTGGTCTCGTCCAGCACGTCCGGCACCGCCGCCTACCCGGTGACGGTGCAGGTCACGGGCAGCTACGACGACCTGCACGACGGGATCGCCGTCGACGTGGAGATCGTGTACGAGCGCCGCACCGAGGTGCTGACGGTCCCGGCCGCCGCTGTCACGACGGCCGACGACGGCACCACGAGCGTCACGCAGACGGACCCGGACGGCGCCGAGACGACCGTCCCCGTCGAGGTCGGCGAGACGTCGGGCGATCTCGTCGAGGTCGTCTCGGGGCTGGCGGAGGGCGACGAGGTCGTCATGACCGTGTTCTCCGGGCGCTCGACGCAGTCGGGCTCGACGGACGAGCAGCAGCTGCCCGGTGGCGGGCAGCTGCCCGAGGGGTTCGAGCCCCCCACCGACGGCAGCTTCCCCGGCGGCTTCCCCGGCGGCACGGGAGGCGGCAATGGGTGA
- a CDS encoding anaerobic ribonucleoside-triphosphate reductase activating protein yields the protein MTLLGLPARGPAGGTGTPVRPGPQADTLAIAGLTPLSTVDWPGRLVATAFLQGCPWRCTYCHNHAILDPRTPGTVPWQDVRDLLARRHGLLDGVVLSGGEPTRQLGVVAAAREVHEAGYAVGLHTSGAYPARLPLLLPHVDWVGFDVKAPAHLYRAVTRTGGPTTSADLALASLRLVLDSGVDVQVRTTVDPTVLTDDDVAALTATLADLGVHDHVLQQVRPDGTTPEYAAALAAVRDR from the coding sequence ATGACGCTGCTCGGGCTGCCCGCGCGCGGCCCGGCCGGCGGCACCGGGACGCCCGTGCGCCCGGGGCCGCAGGCCGACACGCTGGCGATCGCCGGCCTGACGCCCCTGTCGACCGTCGACTGGCCCGGGCGGCTCGTCGCGACCGCGTTCCTGCAGGGCTGCCCCTGGCGGTGCACGTACTGCCACAACCACGCGATCCTCGACCCCCGCACACCCGGCACCGTGCCCTGGCAGGACGTGCGCGACCTGCTGGCCCGCCGCCACGGGCTGCTCGACGGCGTCGTGCTCTCCGGCGGCGAGCCGACCCGCCAGCTCGGCGTCGTGGCCGCCGCCCGCGAGGTGCACGAGGCCGGGTACGCCGTCGGGCTGCACACCTCCGGCGCGTACCCGGCCCGGCTGCCCCTGCTGCTGCCGCACGTCGACTGGGTGGGGTTCGACGTCAAGGCCCCCGCGCACCTGTACCGCGCCGTCACCCGCACGGGCGGGCCCACCACCAGCGCGGACCTCGCGCTGGCGTCGCTGCGCCTCGTGCTCGACTCCGGCGTGGACGTGCAGGTCCGCACCACCGTCGACCCCACCGTGCTCACCGACGACGACGTCGCCGCGCTCACCGCGACGCTCGCCGACCTCGGCGTGCACGACCACGTCCTCCAGCAGGTCCGCCCCGACGGCACGACCCCGGAGTACGCGGCGGCGCTCGCGGCCGTGCGCGACCGCTGA
- a CDS encoding SigE family RNA polymerase sigma factor, producing the protein MRAEDGRAGRVAAWEDALGTLVRERGRALVGYAYLLTGDLREAEDLVQDALVRTFTRGRGTREVTSAEAYVRRAILTTYVDGFRRRRHWATIRHLTAAPDRTPPDGPHAGPEPVVTTRLAVQEALATLAPRVRACVVLRHLEDMTVAQVAEALGLSQGAVKRYLSDGARALGRVLGPDASPAPPQPDPTVDTLVTLRRTR; encoded by the coding sequence GTGAGGGCCGAGGACGGCAGGGCCGGGCGGGTCGCGGCGTGGGAGGACGCGCTCGGCACGCTCGTGCGGGAGCGTGGCCGGGCGCTGGTCGGGTACGCGTACCTGCTGACCGGCGACCTGCGCGAGGCGGAGGACCTCGTGCAGGACGCGCTGGTCCGCACGTTCACCCGCGGACGCGGCACCCGCGAGGTCACCTCCGCGGAGGCGTACGTGCGCCGGGCGATCCTCACCACGTACGTCGACGGGTTCCGCCGACGCCGGCACTGGGCGACGATCCGGCACCTGACCGCCGCACCCGACCGCACGCCGCCCGACGGCCCGCACGCCGGGCCGGAGCCCGTGGTCACCACGCGCCTGGCCGTGCAGGAGGCGCTCGCCACGCTCGCGCCGCGGGTGCGCGCCTGCGTGGTGCTGCGGCACCTGGAGGACATGACGGTCGCGCAGGTCGCCGAGGCCCTCGGCCTCTCGCAGGGCGCGGTCAAGCGGTACCTGTCCGACGGCGCCCGCGCCCTCGGGCGCGTCCTCGGACCGGACGCCTCCCCCGCCCCACCGCAGCCGGACCCGACCGTCGACACCCTCGTCACCCTCCGGAGGACCCGATGA
- a CDS encoding endonuclease/exonuclease/phosphatase family protein gives MTADEHPALRVMTYNVHGLRDPGVADVVRACRPDVLALQEPPRGVGGRARLLRFAGRTGMRLVVGGGGARTTALLVVAHRRVTDARAVRLPWRPGLTRRGASTALVDGVRVVVVHLGLRADERLRHVGRLGARVLRDATRADELVVVLGDLNERPGSPSWSALLDAAALVDAAAEAGVDDPTYPADEPRVRIDAVLVDPLLPVVGALVPADDPVARASDHRPLVVDLRLPEPPQG, from the coding sequence GTGACCGCTGACGAGCACCCCGCCCTGCGGGTGATGACCTACAACGTGCACGGACTGCGCGACCCTGGCGTCGCCGACGTCGTCCGGGCCTGCCGCCCGGACGTGCTGGCGCTGCAGGAGCCCCCGCGCGGGGTGGGTGGCCGCGCGCGGCTGCTGCGGTTCGCCGGGCGCACCGGCATGCGGCTCGTCGTCGGCGGGGGAGGGGCGCGCACCACGGCGCTGCTCGTCGTCGCGCACCGCCGGGTCACCGACGCCCGGGCCGTGCGGCTGCCGTGGCGTCCCGGGCTCACGCGCCGCGGGGCGTCGACGGCCCTGGTGGACGGTGTGCGGGTCGTGGTCGTGCACCTCGGCCTGCGGGCCGACGAGCGGCTGCGGCACGTCGGGCGCCTGGGTGCGCGCGTCCTGCGCGACGCCACCCGGGCCGACGAGCTCGTCGTCGTCCTCGGCGACCTCAACGAGCGGCCCGGGTCGCCCTCGTGGAGCGCCCTCCTCGACGCCGCGGCCCTCGTCGACGCGGCGGCCGAGGCAGGGGTCGACGACCCGACGTACCCCGCCGACGAGCCGCGCGTGCGCATCGACGCCGTCCTCGTCGACCCGCTGCTGCCGGTGGTCGGTGCGCTCGTGCCGGCGGACGACCCCGTGGCGCGGGCCAGCGACCACCGGCCCCTCGTCGTCGACCTGCGCCTGCCGGAGCCGCCGCAGGGCTGA